A part of Geoalkalibacter sp. genomic DNA contains:
- a CDS encoding nucleotidyltransferase domain-containing protein: MITAELIAKASELLVQAANPEKIILFGSHARCDARSDSDIDILVIERQVENRVAEMVRLNRELAPLRLPIDLLVVSRDTFDHWSDTPGNVYYRARKEGKVLYEAA; this comes from the coding sequence ATGATCACCGCAGAACTTATTGCGAAAGCTTCGGAACTTCTCGTTCAGGCGGCGAATCCTGAAAAGATCATCCTGTTTGGTTCGCACGCGCGATGCGACGCGCGCTCCGACAGCGACATCGACATTCTGGTGATTGAGAGGCAGGTTGAGAACCGCGTGGCTGAGATGGTGCGCCTGAATCGCGAACTCGCACCCTTGCGGCTGCCGATCGATCTGCTGGTCGTCAGCCGGGACACCTTCGACCACTGGTCCGATACGCCGGGAAACGTCTATTACCGAGCCAGGAAGGAAGGCAAGGTGCTCTATGAAGCAGCGTGA
- a CDS encoding HEPN domain-containing protein: MNKPFSFCARHVKTKIFCWKSSLLLVSVTKFSVSIAQQAAEKLLKALLADFGVDFPRTHNLRLLMDLLTDAGFHLPESLADLDFLTPYGTLFRYEHLPSDSNLERRLFLRMVQALREMVDERLT, from the coding sequence GTGAACAAGCCCTTCTCCTTTTGCGCAAGGCACGTGAAGACGAAGATCTTCTGTTGGAAATCCAGTCTTCTCCTCGTGTCAGTGACGAAATTTTCGGTTTCCATTGCTCAACAGGCCGCCGAGAAATTGCTCAAGGCGCTATTGGCTGATTTTGGCGTCGATTTCCCGAGAACGCATAACCTGCGGTTGTTGATGGATTTACTGACCGATGCCGGTTTTCATTTGCCGGAGTCCCTTGCCGATCTCGATTTTTTAACGCCCTACGGAACCCTGTTCCGCTATGAACATCTCCCATCGGACAGCAACCTCGAGCGGAGACTGTTTTTGCGGATGGTGCAGGCGTTACGTGAAATGGTGGACGAAAGACTTACTTAA